The genomic segment CCCATTTTTTTTATCTTCAATTGAAGATACTTTTAGTTTTTTATCATTTATAATTATAGTATCTCCTAGAATTAATTTTTGATATTTAGGTTCTATTTTCTCATTTTCAAATATTAGTTTTTTTAATTCTCTTACATCAAAATCATTTACTATACCTCTCGGTTTCTTATTAATATTATTACTCCCATCATCTAAATGCATATTATATATATAATCTTCAGATAATTACCTAATTTCTTCCAATGTTATCGTTTTCCTCTTTAGTTCTAGAGCTCTCTCCTGTATGTGCAAGAATTATATGAGTACTTGTCTTATCACTAACAACCTCTGCATCACTTGGCATACTTGATACATCATCTTTTGGTAATTCTTCTATTTCTTCTCTACCATTTATTAGATACTCTGAATATATATTACCTGGTGTTGCTCCTAATAATTTCCCTTCTTCTGTTTTTCTTCCCTCTTCATGTATTCCATATTCTCTTGCTAATGCTTTCTTAAACTCTAACTCACTCATATTTCCAAATGTATATACATTTTCATATGTTATCTTATACTTTTAAATAACTAAATTCCTATTACTTATACTAATGTAAGTCTATATATTCCTCCTAAGATAAAAGACAGATATATGTATTAATGTTATTAGTTTTTTCATAATTGCCTTTCTACTTTAGATATATAATCCCATACTTATTTCTCTTTCTAATTCTTTTACATTATAATGGTATTCAAATATCCAATCTAACCACTCTTCTTTTGTTATTGTATTTAAATCAAATTTTTTCATAAATTCATATGGTTCATAATATTCTTTTGCTGGAGTTATATTTATTAATTCTTTTGGTGCTATTTCATGATCTATTCCTAAATCTATTCCATGATACATTGCTATCTTTGCATACATTATTACAAATATATGTAAGTAAAAATCAAATGCTGTACTCATGTCATTTAACATCTTTTTTGCTACCTTTTTCTCAAGCATTTTTTCTAGTGTTTCTTTCATCTTTAAACTGTCTTTTAATGCTAATGCTTTTAAAAATTCAAATTCTAAATATACATATTTATGATATGAAGATTTTGAGGGATTATTTAAATATATATCTGATCTTCTTATCACATCTTCCCAATCACCTTTAAGAGCTAGTAATATAGTTCTTGATAAAAATCTATATGATTCTGATTTAATATATTTATCTTTTTCATTTTCATATGCTACTACATCAAGATTTCTAATTAAAAAATCTATTATTTCTTTATTGTTAGACATTAATGTTTCACTAAATTCTACATGTCCTCCTCTAAGTATACCTCTTGAATCACTACCCATTATACATAGTTTCCCATATATATACATATCTTGTTTAAATTTTTCAAGGTCTTTTTCAAAAAGTAAATTTTTTGAACCTCTAAATCTATATATTTTTCCTATAAATCCTATAATTAATAAAGACTCTTTATTTAATATACGTTTTAATCTTTCTTCTTCATATTTTATTGCACAATTTAAATTATCTACTACTAAATCAATTCTTTCTTCTCTTATTTTTTGACTAACCAACATCTTACTCCTCTATTTAACTTTATTATTTACTTTTAAAGGAAAAAATATTATCTCTCCTTTATTTTTATTTACTCCTATTCATCTATTTTTGATACATCTAAGGACTTACCACTTTTTAATCACTATTTAAACTTATTGCTAAGCTTTCTTCTTTTCCATTATATATTATTCTATCTATTTCTGTAGATTGTATAATAAAGGGAATAAGGGTTAGTATTATTAGTTTTTTCATAGCACTCTTTAATAATAACATATTTCTAACCAAAACTTTACAAAAGTTTGATTTTTAAATGATAAATCATCTTCTTTGTTTTTATCTATAAGTTTCTTTTCTATAAAAAATCTTTTAATAAAACTACTAATAGAAGCATCTAATATTATTACATCACTACAAGCTACATGAAATACCGGTGTTTTATCACTATCTACTACTTGTGAAATGAAATAACCTTTATATGTTAAAGGTATTAATCCTTCTGCTTCATTAAATCTTCTCTCCATTTCATTTTCTCTTTCATCTTCATCTTCTGGCTCTGGTCCCCATAAACTTTCTGGCCAATTAAGACAATACATCTCCCATTGTTCATCATAATATTTTATGTACTCTTTTATTTTATTTATATTTTCTATAGAAAAATCTGCATAATTTATAGTATACTCATTTAAAGGCATTCCTTCTTTATATAAATTTTGTAAACACTTAGGCATTCTAAAATTATATATCTTTTCTATTTTTTCTATATCTTCATCACTTACTGGTGGTAATAATTCAATATTATTTTCTTTTACTTCTTTTAATATATTTTCAAACATACTCTCACTCTCCTATTTTAATTTGATAAATGTTTCATAATGATCTATTGTATAATATATAGAGCCATCACTTCCAAATACAAGTCTTACTTTATTTCTACCTTCTATTTTAAGGTTAAGATCAAATTCTCTAGGTAATTTACTATCTCTATTTAACCACTTTCTATTTCTCTTACCCCTTTTGGAGGATTAAATTTATTTTTTTCAATTTTTTTAATAGCTTCATATACTTCTTCTGGAACATCTTCTCTAACTTCTAAATTTTCTGTATATTTTATTTCTTTAAAAACTTTATTATTTTCTGTCTTTTTTTACTAAATTAAAATAGTAAGTGTCAAAAATATAACTTAAAAAAAGGGAGAATTCTAAAAAGTTCTAGATTTCTCCATTATTTTTTGGGCTATTTCGAAACAGTCCCCTTTTTTAATACATTTTATATATTTTTACTTTATAGAAAATTCATATTTACTATACTTAAATTCTAGCTCAACATATATTTTTGTAATTTTCTACTTGATAATGCTAATACTAAAGTTCCAAGTATCAATATTGTTGATAATGCATTAATTGTTGGACTTACTCCAAATTTAAGCATTGAATATATTTGTATAGGTAAAGTATCAGAGTTTGTTCCTGTAACAAAACTTGTAATTACAAAATCATCAAGTGATAATGTAAGTGACATTAAAAATGCTGAAACTATACCGGGAACCATAGTTGGTAGTATTACTTTATTTAAAGTTTGTAATTCTGTTGCACCTAGATCTCTTGAAGCTTCTACTATAGAAAAGTCAAATTCAGATAATCTTGACATTAATATAAATAAAGAAAAAGGTATATTAAATGTCGTATGTGCTATAAATATTGTAAACATACCTAAAGGTATTTTAGCAAAATTCATATTAAAGAATAAAAGTAATGATACCCCTATAATTAAATCAGGTATTACTAAAGGAATATAGTTTAATACTTTTACATATGATTTAACCTTAAAGTTATACCATTTAATTCCTATAGCACCTAAAATAGCTATTACAACTGAAACTGCTGATGAAGTAAGTGCAATAACTATACTTCTTCCAAAAGCTTGCCAGAGTCTAGGTGATTTTGTAAATAGTTCTATATACCATCTTAAAGAGAAAGATTTAAATTCATAACCCTTACTTGAGTTAAATGAAAGTAATATTAACATTATTATTGGTAAATAGAAAAATATCATAACCATTACGAAAAAGAATAAAGAAAATCTTCTTTTATCATTCATTATTCATCACCATCCTTATCTGCTTTAATTCCTATCCATACAAATACTGAAGTAATAAGTATAAATAGTGTAGAAATAGCCGATGCTGATGGCCAATCTCTTAAGCTAAACATTCTTGTAGCAATAATATTTCCAAGCATTATACCATCTGTTCCTCCAACTAAATCTGGTACTGCATATGAACCTATAGCAGGTACAAATGTTAATACTAATGCTGTAATAATTCCATTTTTTATACCAGGTAAGAATATTTTCATATGAGCAGTAAAATTACTTGCTCCTAAGTCTCTTGCTGCATCTATTAACGAAAAATCAAATTTTTCTATTGCAGTATATAGAGGTAATATTGCATAAGGTAAGAAAATATAAACAGAAATTATTATTACCGCAGTTCTATTGTATAATAGATCTAGAGGTTTATCTAAGAAGAATATTTTAACTAAAAATCTATTTAATATCCCATTATTTCCTATTAATGCAACTATAGAAAATATTCTAACTAAGAAGTTAGTCCAAAATGGTATTACTATTAATAATAACCATAAATTTTTTCTCTTCGAACGAGAAATAAAATAGGCTGTTGGTATTGCAACTAGTATTGTTATTAATGTAATAACTACTGATAAATTAAGTGTCTTTAAGACTATCTTAAATATATCTTGTGAGGCAAATATATCTTTATACGCCTTTAATGTGAAAGTTGTATAACTAGATATACCACCATATGCTCCTTTTTTAAGGAAACTAAAATATACTATTATTGCAGTTGGAATCGCAAAGAATACACTCATCCAAATTGTTATTGGCAAAAAATATAGATATCTTAGTACTGATTTTTCTTGTAATATATCGTTACGTGCCATTAGAACACCTCCACTAGATATGCATCTTCATAATTCCAGTAGAAATACACCTTTTCTTTCCATACGAATAATTCTTCTTCTTCTAAGAACTCTCTATGTTGGTCAAATGCTCTAATTATTCTATTTGAACCTTCAACTTTAATAAATAGTTTAGATTGGAACCCAGAGTAAATTACTTCATCTACTACACCAGTTAGTACCTTGTATTTAGGGTTTTCTTTTGGTGGTTTTACATCTACTTTAATTTTTTCTGGTCTTAAAGTTAATTTAACTTTATCCCCTGGTTTTACGGGTTTATCAAGTTCAACTTTAAATTCTCCAATTTCATCAGATTTAGCAAGTGCATAATTTTCAAATACTTCTGTTATTTCTCCAGTTAAGAAATTAGTTTCACCTATAAAGTCTGCGATAAATTCATCATTTGGTTTTTCATAAATTTCATTTGGAGTACCTATTTGTAAGATATCTCCTTTGTTCATTACTGCTATTCTATCAGATACTGATAGAGCTTCTTCTTGATCATGAGTTACAAAGACGAAAGTAATACCTACTTCATCATGTATAGTATCAAGTTCTATTAATAATTTTTGTCTTAACTTTGCATCAAGTGCTGAAAGTGGTTCATCAAGTAATAATACATCAGGTTTACCTATTAAGGCTCTTGCTATTGCAACCCTTTGTTTTTGTCCTCCTGATAAATTTTCAGGCATCTTATTTTTATGTTCTAATAATCCAACTAATTCTAAGTATTTTGTTACTTCTTTCTCTATTTCATCTTTTGCAATACCTTTTAATTTTAAAGGGAATGCAACATTATCATAAACTGACATAGTTGGGAACAGTGCATAATTTTGAAACACTGTGTTAACATTTCTTTTTTCTGGTGGTAATTTATCAATTCTTTCATTATTAACAATTATTTCACCACTATCAGGATATATAAATCCAGCTATCATTCTTAAAAGTGTAGTTTTCCCACATCCACTTGGACCAAGTATAGAAAAAAACTCTCCTTTTTTTATTTTTAAACTTACATCTTTAAGTATTTTTTCTCCCCCAAAACTCTTTGCAACATTTTTTATTATTATATCATCTTTTTCCAACTATCCGTCTCCTTTACATATTAATTTTTACTGAAAAATTCTTTTGCTAACTCTTTTAAATAGAATAAATCTTGTACTCCACATACTTCTCTAACTGAGTGCATTGCTAGCATTGGTACACCTAAATCTATTGAATCTATATCTAAGTGTGTTGACGATATTGGCCCTATAGTTGAACCTCCAACTTCATTTGATTGATTTACAAAGAATTGTATCTTAATATCAGTTCCTTCTATTATTTGTTTTACAACAGCTATCGAGAATCCATCAGATGTATATCTTTGATTTGCACTTATTTTAACTTGTACACCTTCATTAATTTTTCCAAGGTTAGTTGGATCACTCTTACCTAGATATGCAGGATGAGCCGCATGTGCTCCATCTGCTGATAAGATAAATGATGATGATAACATTGTTAAGAAAGTATTTCTATCCATTCCTAATGAATAAATTATTCTTTCTAATACATTTGATAAGTAGTTTGAATCTGCCCCTTGTTTAGTTGCTGATCCTATTTCTTCATTATCAAATCCAACAAATACATTAATTTGATTGTCTGCATTTTCTGCTTCAACTAGTCCTAATAAACCTGAATAAACAGAGACTAAATTATCAAGTTTTGGTGCAGAAATAAATTCTTGATTTATACCTACAAGTGCTCCTTTTTCAGTTGCATAAACATATAGATCAAAATCTAAAATATCTTCCTTTTTAATATTAAATTTTTCAGATATTAAGTTTAATAAGAAGTCATCTTTTTCAAAACTTTCATTAACTAATCCTATTATAGGTAAAGTGTCATTTTGTCTATCTATTTTAACACCATTATTTACTTCTCTATTTTGGTGTATAGCTAAATTAGGTATAGTTAAAATTGGTTCTTCTATCTTAATCTTAATAGTTTTAGGTCTAAATATATCATTAGTTCTAACAACTACTCTACCTGCTATAGATAAAGGTCTATCAAACCAAGTATTTAAAATTGGTCCTCCATAAACTTCTGTATTTAATCTTATTACACCATTTACAGTCATAACAGGGTTTGGTTTAATTCTAAAACCTGGTGAATCTGTATGAGAACCAAAAATTTTAAATCCTTTATTAACATCTAAATTTTCACCAATAGTAAATGCTATTATTGTTGAATTAGATCTTTTAACAAAGTATTTTCCACCTTTTTTTAATTCCCATTTTGCAGTTGGTTCTAATCTTTCAAAATCATTTTCTGATAAAATTGTTGAACAATTTCCAACCACGTGATATGTACTCGGAGAATCATCAATAAATTCTATCATTTCTCTTGCAAAACTCTTGATTTCTAAGTCGTGAAATTCTGCTTTTAGTTTTTTACTATCCATTATTTCACCTCTATTTCATATATTTTCCCAAATTTATTTTTTAGGTAATTTACATAATATTTAGCTGAGAATTCTTCACCAGTTGCATTTAATATTACATCTTTAGGATCTTTAAATGAACCAAATTGATGTATTTTTTCTTTAAGCCAATTATTAATGTTTTCAAAATTACAATTTTCTAATTCTTTAGATATATCTATATCTTTTTCCATAGCTTTATATATTTGAGCTGAATAAGCTGAACCTAATGCATAAGAAGAGAAATATCCAAATGATCCTTGTGACCAGTGTACATCTTGTAATATTCCTTCTGAATAAGTCATAGGTCTTACACCTAAATATTCTTCATATTTATCTGCCCATTTTTTAGCAATTTCTTCTGCATCTTCTACTTTTTCTAAATCAGAGAATATTTCTTTTTCTAATTCATATCTTATCATTACATGAATTGGATAAGTTAATTCATCTGCTTCAACTCTTATTAATGAAGTATTTACTTCATTTAATATTAATTTAAATTCATCAAGAGTAATATCCATACCAAAATATTTATCCATTAAATCGTATAATACCTTAGTAAAGCTATCATTCTTACAGAACATGTTTTCAAATATTCTTGATTGAGATTCATGTATACCCATAGAAACTCCTCCACCAAGAAAATTATTTTGGTATATATCAGATATTTGTTGTTCGTATAAAGCATGACCAGTTTCATGTATAGTTGAATATATTGCTGAAAGTGGGTCATTTTCATAATAATGTGTAGTTATTCTAACATCTTTATTACTTGTATTAGTAGTAAAAGGGTGTTCACTTTCTTTTATCACTCCAGAATTATAGTCATATCTTAATATTTCTGAAACTTCTTTAGACAATTCTCTTTGTTTATCTATTGGATAAGGTTTAGCTAAAAATCTAGATTTAATATCTTTTAATTCTTCTCTTTTCTTAGTTATTACCTCTTTGATAAATGGTGTTAATTCATCTTTAATATTCTTAAAGAATTCATCAACAATTTCTACAGTTAATTCATTTTCATAATCACTTAGTAAAAGATTATATGGATGACCTGTATATCCTCTATATTTTATAAACTCTTTGTTATATTTAATAACTTCTTCTAAATAAGAGGCATAAATTGATAAATTATTACTTCTTTTAGCTTCCCCCCATTTTTGTGTAGATATAGTTGATAATTCAACATATTTAGAATACACCTCTACCGGTATTTTACTCATTTTATCAAATATTTTTTTTCTCATATTTAATATTAATTTTCTATCAATTTCATTTAAATTTTCAACATTTAAACCATAAACTATTTCTTTTACCTCATCATTTATTAAAGTTAAATAAGAAAGTTCCGTTAGAGTTGCTAAAGTCTTAGAAATACTTAAAGTTGCATTTTTAGGAGCTTCTGTTTCTAAGTCCCATGATAAAATTGTTATTGCATGTTCATATGCTCTATTTTTTTCAAGTATCTCTTTTAATCTAATAATTTTATCCATTTAAATCACCTTCTCCTTTTCATTATTCTTTCATTTAATTATACCTTTTTTTATTTATTTTTTCAATTAAAAATACAAAAAAAATTATTTAAAAAAAAAAGTCTTAAAACCCTTTTCAAATCAGTTTTAAGACATAATTTTTATTTATCAAATTTTGATTTATAGAACATTTCATTCATTACTTCTAAAAGTTTCTTTTTATCTTCTTCATTTACACTCTTATCATTAAAGAATAATGTAGCTTTTTTCACTATATCATTTAATTCTACAAATTCATCTATATTTGCTCCAGCTAAGTTCATTATATTTATCTTATCTAACGAATAAATTTCACATAATCCTGCAAGAACTTTTATAGGAGTCTTATTACTTTCTCCATCTTCTATTCTTTTTATATTAGTATGTGCATAGCTTATTCCTTTTTCGTTTAATTTTGCTTCAACTTCCCTTAATGAATATCCTTTTCTTTCTCTGGCATTCTTTAAAGTTTGTCCTAGATCCATCATAATTTTCCCTCCAGCTTTAATAATATAACACATTATAACATTTAAGTTAGAAAAAAGCAACATTTTTTTATTTTTTTAAATTTATTGTTGCATTTTTAAAACAAATATGGTATATTAGTGTTATAAAAATAAAACACGGAGGAATGAAAATGATAGCTGCATTATTAAAAAAAACAAATTTCGAATATTTATTAGAGGGTATTTTAAATATATTACCATTTACTTTTATACTTAATCTTATTCCTTTTTTACTTGTAGAACTATCTTTAACTGCTTTAATTATTTTAGCAATTATATTTATATTACAGGTATATTTATTATTCAAACTTTCTGATATCGTAGAATAGGAGTATCACTTTGATTATTATACCCATAAAACTTTCAAAAGAAGACGAAAAAATAATTAAGGCATATGTTAAAATTAATAATTTAGATTTATCAAATTTCATAAGAAATATTATTATAAATAAAATAAAAGAAGAATATATATTAGAAGAAAAATATTTACTTGAAACTATAGAAAAGAATAAACATAATGAAATATATAAGCATTTCGAATTACTTGATTCATTAGAATAAAAAAGAGTTTGTAATAGTAATTACAAGCTCTTTTTATTTATACTAAAATTTTAATATAGAATAAACATCTTTACCTTCTAATACTTCTCTACCTTTAAGGTCTACAAGTTCTATTAGGAAAGCTAATTCGTGTACTTCTGCACCTAATTCTTCAACTAAATCTACCATTGCTTTTGCAGTTCCACCTGTTGCTAATAAATCATCAACTATCAATACTTTAGCGCCTTTTTCAAATGCATCTTTATGTATTTCTATTGCATTTTTACCGTATTCTAATGAATATTCTGCTCTAACAGTTTCTGCAGGTAGTTTTCCTGATTTTCTTGCCGGAACAAAACCTGCCCCTATATTATATGCAATTGCAGCTCCAAATATAAAACCTCTTGCATCTGCACCTAATACATAATCTATTCCTTGATCTTTGTATCTGTTAGTAAAGTCTTCAATAATTAATCTTAATCCTTCTTTATCTTTAAGAGCTGTAGTAATATCTCTAAATATTATTCCTGGCTCTGGAAAATCAGGGATGCTTCTAATCATTTCATCTAATTTTTGAATTTGTAATTTATCCATCATCTCTCCTATCTTTTGATAATAAGTTTAACTTTTTCTATTTTCTTATTATCAACTTTTAAAACTTGTATAATATAATCATCATTTATTACTTTATCATTTTCATTTGCTACTCTTTCAAGTTTATACTGTATATATCCTGAAATAGTATCATATTCTTCAGATTCTTCTATATTTAATTCATATTTTTCATTAATTTCATCAACTAATGTTTCTCCTAATAACTCATATACATTTTCCGAAATTGATTTAAAGTTTTCTTCTTCAATATCATATTCATCTCTAATTTCTCCTACTATTTCTTCTAGTAAGTCTTCTATAGTTATTAGTCCTAAAGTTCCTCCATATTCATCTATAATTATAGCCATATGTTGTTGTTTTTGTCTAAAGAATTCTAACATATCTGTTAATGTTACAGTTTCTGGTACATAAACAACATCTTTAATCAGATTCTTTAATTTAATATTTCTATCCTTATATTTTAAAAGGTCTTTAGTATACATTACTCCACAAATATCATCTATACTTTCTTTGTATAAAGGTATACGTGAAAACTCATGTTCAATAATATCATCCCATACATCATTTAATATTTCTTCTTGATCATAAGCTACTATAGATGTTCTAGGTGTCATTATTTCTTTAACAGTAGTATCTGTAAAAGTAAAGATACTGTGTATCATTTCTTTTTCTTCTTTTTCTACTTCATTATTATTAGCATAACTAATAATATTTTTGATATCCTCTTCAGTAAGATCTCTCTCACCTATATCTTCTCCATTGTTAAATATATTGTTTATTTGTTTGTATAAAAACTCAATAATTACAACTAATGGATAAAGTAATATCATTAAAACATCAATAAAGTCTATAGTATATATTAATGTTTTATATATATCTATTTTAGCAATAACCTTAATAAATGTCTGTAGAACAATCAATAGTACTACTGATATTACAAAAAGTGTAATACTAGAACCCAAAAATATTCCTAAATTAAAGTTAACTATTTTTAGATATAGTGCTATAAGTAGTAGATTTAAAATATTTGAAACTACTTTATATCTTATTAAACTTTCTAAAAATTTTGCTACTTTTCTTTTGTTATCCTCATCTACTTCCTTTAGATGATTTTTTTCTATATAATTTAAATACATAAAACTTGTATCAAACGCACTTAAAATCGAAAAAAATACTAAAGTTATCAAGAGGGCTATTATTATATTAATACTTATCTTAATACATCTCCTTTTTAGAAAACATTCTAACTAATTTTATCATATCATATATTTTTTTTCAATTACATATTATTTAGCTTAAAAGCACTAATAGTATTTTTTATTAATGAATAAATAGTCATAGGGCCAACACCACCTGGAACTGGACTAATGAAGCTAGCATTTGAATTTATCATAACATCATCAAAGTCTACATCACCTGAAATTTTACCCTCAAATTCTGATATTCCAACATCAATTACAACTGCTCCATCTTTAATATCTTTACCCTTAATTAATCTTGGAACTCCTGTCGCACTTATTAAAATATCTGCTTGTTTTACTTTATGAAACAAATCTTTTGTTTTACTATTACAAACTTGTACTGTAGCTCCTTCATTAATTAGCATTAAAGCTAAAGGTTTACCAACTATATTTGATCTACCAATTATTACTACATCCATTCCTTCTATCCCTATGTTATAATATGATAAAAGTTCCATTATTCCTTGTGGGGTACATGAATAAATACCCTTATCTTTAAATAATAAATTACCTACATTTTCTGGATGAAATCCATCTACATCCTTATTAGGTGATATAGCTGACATAATTGAAATATAGTTAATATGAGAAGGTAATGGAAGTTGAACTAATATCCCATCTATCTTTTTATTATCATTTAATTTTTTGATTTCTAATATCAGTTCACTCTCAGATATATTTTCATCAAAAGAAATAGTCTCTTGATATATACCTAATTCATCACATTTTCTTGTTTTCATATTTAAATATATACTTGAAGCTTTATCATTACCTACTTTAATAAATGCAAGTCCTGCTTTTCTTCCTATTTTTTCACTTAACTCTTGGTATTCTTCTCTTAATTTTTCATACAGTATATTTGATACATAACGTCCATCTAATATACTTTTAGTCAAAATTAATTCCTCCTCTTAATTCTGGGTTTATTCTCCAGAAATTTAATTCTTTAAGTTTTGCTGAAATGTCTGCATTAACTACTGCGGTATTACTATTTAATTCTAATTTACAAGCAGTCATATTTAAAATTGCTTCTACTCCAGCTTCTATTAATTCATTTGTAGCCATTTGAGCATACTCACTATTAATAGCTAAAACAACAGTATGTACTCTGTTTTTCTTAATATATTCAATACAGTTTTTTGCATCTTGTACTACTATTCCTAAATTAGGTATTTCTTTACCTATTTTTTTAGGATCTTTATCAAAAACTGCTTTTAATTTGAACCCTTCTCCTAAAACATCAGTATTCAATGCTATCATTTTACCAACATGTCCATATCCTAATAAGATTAGTTCATTTTCTCTATCTATACCTAAGATAGATTCTATTTCTCTAATTAAAGCACTTACGCTATATCCTTTACCTCTTACCCCAAATTCTCCAAAAGTAGATAAGTCTTTTCTTACTTGAACAGCTGTAGTATTCATTTTTTGAGCTAACTCTATAGAGTTAATTTCTGGTTGTACTTTTTCTAAATCTTTCAATATCCCTAAGTACAGGGCTAGTCTTGCTACTATACGTCCTGAAACATCTTTTGGACTATATTTTTTTATCATCAAAAATTCCTCCTTATTCCAACACATCTAATTTATTTATTTGTCTTCCATTAATAAAATCTAAAGCGCTTTGTTTCTTTTTACCTTCAAGTTTTAATTCTTTAAGTATTATTGCACCATCACCAGTTTTTACAACTATTCCTTGTTTATTTAGGTCTATTACTGTTCCTGGTAATTCATCTCCTACATATTCTATCACTTCTGATGAATATAGTTTTAATACTTTATCATTTAAAGTTGTATAAGCTTCTGGGAAAGGATTTAATCCCCTTATTTTATTAAATATAGTTAAACTATCTTTACTAAAATCTACTTTCGTTTCTTCTTTTTTAATTGGCTTAACAAAAGTAGCTAAACTATGATCTTGTTTAGTTGCTTTTACTGTATTATTTTTCATCATTTCAACTGCTTGTTGAACTCCACGTGCTCCTAAAACTTTTAACCTATCATGTAGTGTTCCTAAATTATCTTCTTTTAATATTTCAGTCTCTAAAGTACAGATTACATCTCCTTCATCAAGATTTTCATCTATATACATAATAGATACTCCAGTTTTATCATCACCATTTAAGATGGCAGCATGTATAGGTGCTGCTCCTCTATATTTAGGTAATAGTGATGAATGCACATTAATAATTCCATATTTTGGTAAATCAATAATATTTTTGGGTATTATCATACCATATGCTACTACTACTATTAAATCAGCATTATATTTCTTTAATATTTCATAAGTTTCTTCAGTTCTTAAA from the Streptobacillus canis genome contains:
- the fmt gene encoding methionyl-tRNA formyltransferase — translated: MKTIFMGTPDFAIDTLRYLHENTELLAVFTKVDKVNARGNKINFSPVKQYALDNNIEIVQPKSLRTEETYEILKKYNADLIVVVAYGMIIPKNIIDLPKYGIINVHSSLLPKYRGAAPIHAAILNGDDKTGVSIMYIDENLDEGDVICTLETEILKEDNLGTLHDRLKVLGARGVQQAVEMMKNNTVKATKQDHSLATFVKPIKKEETKVDFSKDSLTIFNKIRGLNPFPEAYTTLNDKVLKLYSSEVIEYVGDELPGTVIDLNKQGIVVKTGDGAIILKELKLEGKKKQSALDFINGRQINKLDVLE